The Mucilaginibacter yixingensis genome window below encodes:
- a CDS encoding nucleotide sugar dehydrogenase, producing MKNLRKHKIGIIGLGYVGLPLAVEFAKKYKVVGFDINRNRIVHLQSGEDETLETAKEELLSVINPADSATGLQLTSDPDNLAPCDIYIVTVPTPVDKNNRPDLSPLVNASNIVGQYLKPKDIVVYESTVYPGVTEDECVPILEKASGLSMNKDFFAGYSPERINPGDKAHTVTHIRKITSGSTPEAADIIDDLYSSIITAGTYKASSIRVAEAAKVIENTQRDINIAFVNELAMIFNRLGIDTHEVLKAAGTKWNFLNFQPGLVGGHCIGVDPYYLAQKAQEVGYHPEIILAGRRINDSMGAYVANQLIKEMVCRGTTITNARVLILGFTFKENCPDVRNTRVIDIIKKLEEFKVKVHVHDPWASSDQVLNAYGIVCENGESKKRTYDGIVLAVAHEEFKKYDLKNLCQPNTVLYDLKAFLPSDVVDARL from the coding sequence ATGAAAAACTTAAGAAAACACAAGATTGGCATCATTGGTCTTGGTTATGTTGGTTTGCCGTTGGCAGTAGAATTTGCCAAAAAATATAAGGTTGTGGGGTTTGACATTAACCGCAACCGGATAGTACACCTCCAATCAGGAGAAGATGAAACTTTAGAGACTGCAAAAGAAGAGCTTCTGTCGGTTATCAACCCTGCAGACTCTGCTACAGGCCTTCAGCTAACCAGCGACCCAGATAACCTGGCACCCTGCGACATCTATATCGTAACCGTCCCTACACCTGTCGATAAGAATAACCGCCCAGATCTTAGCCCGCTGGTTAATGCCAGCAATATTGTAGGCCAATATCTAAAACCAAAAGATATTGTTGTCTATGAATCAACCGTTTACCCTGGCGTAACTGAAGATGAATGTGTACCTATCCTGGAAAAAGCATCTGGCCTGAGCATGAACAAAGACTTCTTTGCCGGCTACTCGCCAGAACGCATCAACCCGGGCGATAAAGCGCATACGGTTACCCACATCAGAAAAATAACATCCGGCTCCACCCCTGAAGCCGCCGACATTATAGACGATCTTTACTCATCAATTATAACAGCCGGCACCTACAAAGCGTCCAGCATCAGGGTAGCCGAAGCAGCCAAGGTTATTGAAAACACACAGCGCGATATCAACATCGCTTTTGTAAACGAGCTGGCAATGATCTTTAATAGACTGGGCATTGATACCCATGAGGTTTTGAAAGCCGCAGGCACCAAATGGAACTTCTTAAACTTCCAGCCGGGTCTGGTTGGCGGCCACTGCATCGGTGTTGACCCATACTACCTGGCTCAAAAGGCACAAGAAGTTGGCTATCACCCCGAAATCATCCTGGCCGGCCGTCGCATTAATGATTCTATGGGCGCTTATGTGGCCAACCAGTTAATTAAAGAAATGGTTTGCCGCGGCACCACCATCACCAACGCCAGGGTATTGATACTCGGCTTTACTTTTAAAGAGAATTGCCCCGATGTGCGCAACACCAGGGTGATAGATATTATCAAAAAGCTGGAAGAATTTAAAGTTAAGGTTCACGTTCATGACCCCTGGGCCAGTTCAGACCAGGTACTTAACGCTTACGGCATTGTTTGCGAAAACGGCGAATCTAAAAAAAGGACTTATGACGGCATTGTATTAGCCGTTGCGCATGAGGAGTTTAAAAAATACGACCTCAAAAATTTGTGCCAGCCAAACACTGTGCTTTATGACCTGAAAGCATTTCTACCAAGCGACGTAGTTGACGCCAGACTCTAA
- a CDS encoding UpxY family transcription antiterminator, translating to METRTATAKTRFVSPIEKRWLVIYTRARWEKSIYEVMCQQGIECYCPLRTVYSQWADRKKKVELPVFSSYLFVRVNQAQQGKVLNIAGVLNYINYMGRPAVVRDRVIEDLKLYLENYKDAEMVNLANFSIGDQIRIKSGVMEDTSGTVIRIDGKYVLMLVDSIDCVLVTKVPIYNIDLKNHTAL from the coding sequence ATGGAAACTCGAACTGCAACCGCCAAAACCCGTTTTGTTTCTCCAATCGAAAAAAGATGGCTGGTAATTTATACCAGAGCCAGATGGGAGAAAAGTATTTATGAGGTAATGTGCCAGCAAGGCATCGAGTGTTACTGCCCGCTCAGAACCGTTTACAGCCAGTGGGCCGACCGCAAAAAGAAAGTGGAGCTTCCGGTATTTAGCAGCTATTTGTTTGTGAGAGTTAACCAGGCCCAGCAAGGCAAAGTGCTAAATATTGCAGGTGTGCTTAACTACATCAACTATATGGGTCGGCCCGCTGTTGTACGCGACCGTGTTATTGAAGACCTAAAATTATACCTCGAAAATTACAAAGATGCCGAAATGGTAAACCTTGCCAATTTCAGCATTGGCGACCAAATAAGAATTAAAAGTGGCGTGATGGAAGATACATCCGGCACCGTAATCAGAATAGACGGAAAATACGTCCTGATGCTGGTAGACAGCATAGACTGCGTCTTGGTAACCAAAGTTCCTATTTACAACATCGACTTAAAAAATCACACAGCACTATGA
- a CDS encoding polysaccharide biosynthesis tyrosine autokinase, with protein sequence MLTLQENKSKLLEYRESVMVYLNRWHWFLICLVLSLVSVWVYVRTTTPIYRINSTVLIRDDKKGDGILKATAFSDLNMFQETKTTDNEIEVLRSKDLIYKVLINLKQDVSYYKKQIWRDRELYGEAVPFVITTQRLSPAAYLLKFTITPNNNNTFTLETDDVRQIYKYGQLVNHEGYAFTLTKTSSLVNGKTYWFKFNNLQHMAAAYSAGKLQITPTIKDANTVLLNVTDPVIERGVDFLNRLIALYNEENNHKKNIAAINTIALIDDRLKLIGNNLTDVEDNVEAFKKANSDIETNDINNVNLAKSAEYNQALQESKLQLAQVDAIIAYMNDSQNLYKSIPSTMGLRDETLNSLISRFNNLQLERSNMLNNAEVGNRLVEDLSKQLMALHANIKENLNNIRQGIVISRDNLSSSVSRYNDKVRTAPVVERGILQRTREQGVKSTLYQYLLQKREETALSLSSVVPAAQIIDSPDAAGTAEFPKTTLLFLLGGMMGLVVPGMLIYAQDKLSIKVNDRLSVQQFTGVKVLGELCHYGDKYPVAVQSGSTTTISELFRYIRSNLKMIDPRDTNKVMLVTSCTKGEGKTFFSINLAMTLALQGKKVLLMEFDLRKPDLLQRLGMCQQKGITDFLSDDRMPLAECIQPLDRAPNVHVLGCGQASLDAGELVTNSRVPMLFNDLRDQYDYLIIDTSPIGAVADAFSLTKYADLSIYLIRYNYTNAQQLEILKDINENNKLKNLMVVFNDAKKSTRHAYAYGSYGYATERH encoded by the coding sequence ATGTTAACCCTACAAGAAAACAAATCGAAATTACTTGAGTACCGTGAATCGGTTATGGTTTATCTTAATCGCTGGCATTGGTTTCTGATCTGCTTAGTACTAAGCCTGGTTAGCGTGTGGGTTTATGTTCGCACCACCACTCCAATCTATCGCATCAACAGCACTGTTTTAATTCGCGACGATAAAAAAGGTGATGGTATCTTAAAAGCAACTGCCTTTAGCGATCTGAACATGTTTCAGGAAACTAAAACAACCGATAATGAGATTGAGGTACTGAGATCAAAAGATTTGATATACAAGGTATTGATTAACTTAAAACAAGATGTTAGCTACTACAAAAAACAAATATGGCGAGACAGAGAGCTTTATGGTGAAGCCGTGCCTTTTGTAATTACAACTCAAAGACTTTCGCCTGCCGCTTATCTGTTAAAATTTACTATTACCCCTAACAACAACAATACTTTCACCTTAGAAACTGATGATGTAAGGCAGATCTACAAATATGGTCAGCTGGTTAACCACGAGGGATATGCCTTTACTTTAACCAAAACATCATCACTGGTAAATGGTAAAACCTACTGGTTTAAATTCAATAATCTACAGCACATGGCTGCTGCATACAGCGCTGGCAAACTGCAGATTACACCTACAATTAAAGATGCCAACACCGTACTGCTGAACGTTACCGATCCGGTAATTGAACGTGGTGTTGATTTTCTGAACCGCTTAATTGCTCTCTATAATGAAGAGAACAACCATAAAAAGAATATAGCAGCCATTAACACCATTGCTTTGATAGATGACCGCCTGAAATTAATAGGCAACAATCTAACCGACGTAGAAGACAATGTAGAGGCCTTCAAAAAAGCAAATAGCGATATAGAAACCAACGACATCAATAACGTTAACCTGGCAAAATCTGCCGAATACAACCAGGCGTTGCAGGAGTCAAAACTTCAGTTGGCGCAGGTAGATGCTATTATAGCCTACATGAATGATTCTCAAAACCTATATAAATCAATACCAAGCACCATGGGTTTAAGAGATGAAACGCTGAATTCGCTGATATCTCGCTTCAATAATTTACAACTGGAGCGTAGCAATATGCTGAATAATGCCGAAGTAGGGAATCGCCTTGTTGAAGACCTGAGTAAACAGTTGATGGCATTGCACGCCAACATTAAAGAGAATTTAAATAACATCCGCCAGGGAATCGTTATCTCTCGCGATAACTTAAGCTCTAGCGTATCAAGGTATAATGACAAAGTTAGAACTGCTCCGGTTGTTGAGAGAGGAATTTTACAACGTACCCGCGAGCAAGGTGTAAAAAGCACCTTATACCAATACCTGTTGCAAAAACGTGAAGAAACAGCATTATCATTATCATCAGTTGTTCCTGCTGCGCAGATTATTGATAGCCCAGACGCTGCCGGTACTGCCGAGTTTCCTAAAACTACCCTCCTGTTCTTATTAGGAGGCATGATGGGTCTGGTTGTACCAGGAATGCTGATCTACGCGCAAGACAAGCTGAGCATAAAAGTAAATGACCGCCTGAGCGTACAACAATTTACCGGCGTGAAAGTACTGGGTGAGCTGTGCCACTATGGCGATAAATATCCGGTTGCCGTTCAATCTGGCAGCACCACAACTATCTCAGAACTATTTAGATACATCCGGTCAAACCTGAAAATGATTGACCCGCGCGATACCAACAAGGTAATGCTGGTTACATCATGCACCAAAGGCGAAGGCAAAACCTTTTTCAGCATTAACCTGGCTATGACCTTAGCCCTGCAAGGCAAAAAAGTATTGCTGATGGAGTTTGATCTGCGCAAACCAGATTTGCTGCAAAGACTGGGCATGTGCCAGCAAAAAGGCATTACCGATTTTCTGAGCGACGACCGCATGCCGCTGGCAGAATGTATACAACCGCTTGATCGTGCACCAAACGTGCACGTATTGGGCTGTGGCCAGGCATCATTAGATGCCGGCGAACTGGTAACAAACAGCCGCGTACCCATGCTATTCAATGATTTGAGAGACCAATATGATTACCTGATTATTGACACCTCTCCAATTGGTGCAGTTGCTGACGCCTTTAGCCTGACTAAATACGCAGATCTGAGCATTTATTTAATCAGATACAATTACACCAACGCTCAACAGCTTGAAATTCTTAAAGATATAAACGAGAACAACAAGCTTAAAAACCTAATGGTGGTGTTTAACGACGCGAAGAAGAGCACCCGCCATGCCTATGCCTATGGCAGCTATGGCTATGCCACAGAACGCCATTAA
- a CDS encoding polysaccharide biosynthesis/export family protein, with translation MNQNHIKTAKKIAATLVLSVLLSACAAKRDLVYFSNLGQQNSVAEAPGQEVVIATGDIVNVSVVSGSLESDKLFQTNLNNGPLSTGYKVNAAGDIALPLIGETHIAGLTTAQAETAITTQLSKQIKNPGVEVKIINFKVTVVGEVNKPSTFTVPDGKVNLLEALGLAGDMTVYGKRENVLVIRQENGVKTVKRLNLNNVDVMQSPYFNLKQNDIVYVEPDRSKAVEYSQNTRLMPLVIASISALAVLAAVLKSK, from the coding sequence ATGAACCAGAATCATATAAAAACCGCAAAGAAAATAGCTGCAACACTGGTACTTAGTGTACTACTGTCTGCATGCGCAGCCAAAAGAGACCTGGTATATTTCAGCAATCTTGGTCAACAAAATTCAGTGGCCGAAGCACCAGGTCAGGAAGTGGTTATTGCCACTGGCGATATTGTAAATGTATCGGTAGTTAGTGGCAGTTTGGAGTCTGACAAATTGTTCCAAACTAACTTAAACAACGGGCCGCTAAGTACCGGCTACAAAGTAAACGCCGCCGGCGACATCGCCCTCCCATTAATTGGCGAAACCCACATTGCCGGATTGACCACTGCACAAGCCGAAACCGCCATCACCACCCAACTGAGCAAACAAATCAAAAACCCAGGTGTGGAGGTCAAAATAATCAACTTTAAGGTAACCGTAGTTGGCGAGGTTAATAAGCCATCAACCTTTACCGTTCCAGATGGCAAAGTTAACCTGCTGGAAGCCCTGGGCCTTGCCGGCGATATGACCGTTTATGGTAAACGTGAAAATGTACTGGTTATTCGCCAGGAAAACGGAGTAAAGACCGTCAAAAGACTGAACCTTAACAATGTAGATGTAATGCAATCGCCCTACTTCAACCTAAAACAGAACGATATAGTGTATGTAGAGCCAGACCGCTCAAAAGCTGTTGAATACAGCCAAAATACACGCCTGATGCCGCTTGTAATTGCCTCAATATCAGCCTTGGCAGTATTAGCAGCTGTGTTAAAAAGTAAATAA
- the glmS gene encoding glutamine--fructose-6-phosphate transaminase (isomerizing) → MCGIVGYIGERNAWPIVINGLKRLEYRGYDSSGIAIADTGTFNVYKKMGNVACLENFAKDKNKDGTAAIGHTRWATHGEPSDHNAHPHSSGDGRFYIIHNGIIENYLALKSELVRRGHIFKSDTDSEVLVHLIEEIQQIEQTDLLEATRLALNSVTGSFAIVLLDRLDPSQLIAARRGSPLLIGVGDREYFVASDCSPIAEHCNKVIYLRDNELALLKQEELIIKRLDNVIQPLQMHDLELKLEELEKGNFEHYMLKEIFEQPRIVKDCMRGRIDLKVGQISLEGLKNHTKQLKAAKRILIVGCGTSWHAGLIGEYLIEEYARVPVEVEYASEFRYRNPVIGEDDIVIAISQSGETADTIAAINLAKLNGATILSVCNVVGSSIPRLSDGVVYTHAGPEIGVASTKAFTAQVTVLTLMALFMAQNRGTITSSQLIELQTELSTITSKMQTVLDVNKAVKEIAKRISAFGNCLFLGRGIGFPVALEGALKLKEISYIHAEGYPAAEMKHGPIALIDANMPVIFIATKGPSYDKVISNIQEVKARKGNVIAIATEGDKILKEIADEVIEIPAVNECFLPLLAVIPLQLLSYYAAVMRGCNVDQPRNLAKSVTVE, encoded by the coding sequence ATGTGTGGCATCGTTGGATATATTGGCGAGCGTAACGCTTGGCCTATCGTTATTAACGGCTTAAAAAGGCTAGAGTATCGTGGATATGATAGCTCTGGTATTGCAATAGCAGATACCGGCACCTTTAATGTCTACAAGAAGATGGGCAATGTAGCTTGCCTGGAAAATTTTGCCAAAGACAAAAATAAGGATGGCACAGCAGCTATTGGCCACACACGATGGGCCACCCATGGCGAACCATCAGACCACAATGCTCACCCGCATAGTTCAGGAGATGGCAGGTTCTATATCATTCACAATGGTATTATTGAAAACTACCTTGCGCTAAAAAGCGAACTGGTGCGAAGAGGTCATATATTTAAAAGTGATACTGACAGCGAAGTGCTGGTTCATTTGATTGAAGAAATACAGCAAATAGAACAAACCGATTTGCTGGAGGCTACACGCCTTGCGCTAAACTCGGTAACAGGGTCATTTGCCATTGTTTTGCTTGACCGGTTAGATCCGTCTCAACTGATAGCAGCCCGCAGAGGTAGTCCACTCCTTATTGGGGTTGGAGACCGGGAATACTTTGTGGCGTCAGACTGTTCGCCTATTGCCGAGCATTGTAATAAAGTAATTTATTTACGAGACAATGAACTCGCATTGTTAAAACAAGAGGAGCTGATTATAAAACGGCTGGACAATGTAATCCAGCCACTGCAAATGCATGATCTTGAACTAAAACTGGAAGAGCTTGAAAAAGGGAACTTTGAACATTACATGCTCAAGGAAATTTTTGAGCAGCCCCGGATTGTTAAAGACTGCATGCGCGGACGGATTGACTTAAAGGTGGGCCAGATTTCTCTTGAAGGCCTGAAAAATCATACTAAGCAACTTAAAGCAGCTAAACGCATTTTGATTGTTGGCTGCGGAACCTCATGGCATGCCGGCCTGATAGGCGAATACCTGATTGAAGAATACGCCCGCGTCCCGGTTGAGGTGGAGTACGCATCTGAATTCAGGTACCGTAACCCGGTTATTGGTGAGGACGATATAGTGATTGCCATATCGCAATCCGGAGAAACAGCCGACACCATTGCAGCCATTAATCTGGCTAAGCTAAATGGTGCTACCATTTTAAGCGTGTGCAATGTTGTCGGCTCATCTATTCCCAGGTTAAGTGATGGCGTGGTATACACCCATGCAGGGCCTGAAATTGGCGTGGCATCAACCAAAGCTTTTACGGCTCAGGTTACGGTGTTAACCCTAATGGCGTTGTTTATGGCTCAAAACAGAGGCACAATTACATCATCACAGTTAATTGAACTGCAAACTGAACTGAGTACTATAACATCAAAAATGCAAACGGTTCTAGACGTTAATAAAGCCGTAAAGGAGATTGCAAAACGCATCAGTGCTTTTGGTAACTGTCTGTTCCTCGGGCGGGGGATTGGATTCCCGGTTGCATTGGAAGGCGCATTAAAGCTTAAAGAGATCTCTTACATCCACGCAGAGGGCTATCCCGCTGCCGAAATGAAACACGGGCCTATCGCGCTTATTGACGCTAATATGCCTGTGATATTTATTGCAACTAAGGGGCCATCTTATGACAAGGTAATCAGCAACATACAAGAAGTTAAAGCCCGAAAAGGCAACGTTATTGCCATTGCCACAGAGGGCGACAAGATTCTAAAAGAAATTGCCGACGAAGTTATAGAGATACCCGCTGTAAACGAATGCTTTTTGCCGTTACTGGCGGTAATACCGTTGCAGTTGCTATCATACTACGCGGCCGTAATGCGTGGCTGCAATGTAGACCAGCCACGCAACCTGGCCAAGTCTGTTACTGTTGAATAG
- a CDS encoding response regulator codes for MKTILIIEDNTITREITSKILTSAGYEIREADNGRSGVELAIQCNPDLILCDIMMPELDGYGVLEQLGKNAGTAHIPFIFLTAKAERIDFRKGMDMGADDYLTKPFEKMELLNAIESHLVKKQKQTAFYSRPLQSLQTLATGTGKGVAELKQLIAGRKIRQIEKKQTLFDRGGQPQGLYLLLAGSVRTYKMDEDGRELVMNLYRADDYLGIHALLLNEPYTETAEALEDSAICMLPKDAIIDLMNRYPDVSAQFIRILANNIKEKEDHLFELAYHSVRKRLAQTLVKLSSQSLSADEFRISRDELAALAGMAIETVSRTLSDFKDERLIEKKGSHIFILDLTRLAKIKN; via the coding sequence ATGAAGACTATACTGATTATTGAGGACAATACCATTACCCGAGAGATCACTTCAAAAATACTAACCTCCGCCGGCTATGAAATACGGGAGGCCGACAACGGCCGTTCAGGAGTTGAGCTAGCCATTCAATGTAATCCCGACCTGATTTTATGTGATATTATGATGCCCGAGCTAGACGGCTATGGCGTACTGGAACAGCTTGGCAAAAACGCTGGCACCGCGCATATTCCGTTTATATTTCTTACCGCCAAAGCAGAACGAATTGATTTTAGAAAAGGTATGGATATGGGAGCAGATGACTACCTGACCAAGCCCTTCGAAAAAATGGAATTGCTCAATGCCATAGAGAGCCATTTGGTAAAAAAGCAAAAGCAAACAGCTTTTTACTCGCGTCCGTTACAGAGCTTGCAAACACTGGCTACCGGCACCGGTAAAGGTGTAGCAGAATTAAAACAACTCATTGCGGGCCGTAAGATAAGGCAAATTGAAAAGAAACAAACGCTTTTTGACCGTGGAGGCCAGCCTCAGGGCTTATATCTACTCCTTGCCGGTTCTGTGCGCACCTATAAAATGGACGAAGACGGGCGAGAACTGGTAATGAACTTGTACCGGGCCGATGATTACCTGGGCATACATGCATTGCTGTTAAATGAACCCTATACCGAAACCGCTGAAGCACTTGAGGATAGCGCTATTTGCATGCTACCTAAAGATGCTATAATTGATTTGATGAACCGCTACCCGGATGTGAGTGCACAGTTTATACGCATATTGGCCAATAACATTAAAGAAAAAGAAGATCACCTTTTTGAGTTGGCCTATCACTCGGTGCGTAAACGCCTGGCGCAAACATTGGTTAAACTAAGCAGTCAATCGCTTTCTGCTGATGAGTTCCGTATTTCGCGCGATGAGTTGGCAGCTTTAGCGGGTATGGCTATAGAAACTGTGAGCCGTACATTAAGCGATTTTAAAGACGAAAGATTGATTGAGAAGAAAGGTAGCCACATCTTTATTCTGGATCTGACGCGCCTGGCTAAGATAAAAAACTAA
- a CDS encoding methylenetetrahydrofolate reductase: MFLDRIKSGASGVLIYGITPPKSETSPERVAEIAQRTMARLIPLDIDALIVYDVQDESARTAEERPFPFLKALDPFTFASEYLQELEIPKIIYRPAGKFSQSELTNWLDELQQRNFYPVFVGIPAPDYPVKTSLPEAYQLWRRHEATSVLGAVTIPERHEVLKDEDKRILDKVSCGVSYFISQCVFNVAYAKQVIEDLCQSCTKENIKFPTIVFTLTACGSPKTLMFMEWLGIHIPENLKQELLQAENMLEKSVNVCLDIAQELTAFCAEKSIPFGFNIESVAIRKDEIEASIYIVNEIAAMLDQQGIRKKKTESVNAGNSN, from the coding sequence ATGTTTTTAGATCGTATCAAGTCCGGTGCATCGGGCGTATTAATTTACGGCATTACGCCGCCAAAATCAGAAACCAGTCCGGAACGTGTTGCCGAGATTGCGCAAAGAACAATGGCCAGACTTATCCCCCTGGATATTGATGCGCTGATTGTGTATGACGTACAAGATGAATCTGCACGTACCGCAGAAGAAAGGCCTTTTCCGTTTTTAAAAGCGTTAGACCCTTTTACCTTCGCAAGTGAATATCTGCAGGAACTGGAAATCCCCAAAATCATTTATCGCCCTGCGGGTAAGTTTAGTCAAAGCGAACTAACTAACTGGCTGGATGAGTTACAGCAGCGCAACTTCTACCCTGTTTTTGTGGGTATACCAGCGCCAGATTATCCGGTTAAAACAAGTTTGCCAGAGGCTTATCAACTTTGGCGCCGGCATGAAGCTACATCGGTACTAGGCGCGGTGACTATTCCAGAACGCCATGAGGTATTAAAAGATGAAGACAAGCGTATACTGGATAAAGTAAGCTGTGGCGTATCTTATTTCATTTCTCAATGCGTTTTTAACGTAGCATACGCAAAGCAGGTAATTGAAGATCTGTGCCAAAGTTGTACTAAAGAAAACATTAAATTCCCTACTATCGTTTTTACGCTTACAGCCTGTGGTTCTCCTAAAACACTTATGTTTATGGAGTGGCTGGGCATCCATATTCCAGAGAATCTAAAACAGGAATTACTTCAGGCCGAGAACATGCTGGAGAAATCTGTAAACGTTTGCCTTGATATTGCACAGGAACTAACCGCGTTCTGCGCTGAAAAATCAATTCCTTTTGGTTTCAATATAGAAAGCGTTGCCATTAGAAAAGACGAGATTGAAGCGTCTATATACATAGTAAATGAAATTGCCGCCATGCTTGATCAGCAAGGTATCCGCAAAAAGAAAACAGAATCTGTCAACGCCGGAAATTCCAATTGA
- the topB gene encoding DNA topoisomerase III, giving the protein MKVIIAEKPSVGREIARVFGANTKREGYIEGKGYTFTWAFGHLLQLAAPQEYGYYGWSVQNLPMLPPKFKLSIRKVRTKEGLVDDPGVKKQLDIIKALFDEATEIIVATDAGREGELIFRYIYYYLKCKKPFKRLWISSQTDAAIKDGFRNLKPGSDYDTLFNSAHCRSQSDWLVGMNATQALSLASGNKGVLSLGRVQTPTLAMICARYLENRDFKPETYFQVAIFPDKDGQSFKAIADKNFKTREEAQAVFDGVGPTGNIASVEAKPRKEPPPLLHDLSSIQQEANKKKGFTADQTLGILQNLYEGKLVTYPRTGSRYIGDDVFAQVPGLIAGLTEHSDFGKQATVLADAKLSKRSVNAKKVTDHHAILPTGEKPWQLSPDQQAIYDLVAGRMLEAFHGDCIKEITKITITSGHKFIASGTVIRTAGWRAVFNDPEDDKKDEDNAALPKVTQGEDLPIKEKTILEKQTKPKALYNEATLLKALETAGKEIEDEELREAMKAGGLGTPATRAAIIETLLTRNYILREKKNLVPTPTGLAVYQVVKDRRIAQAELTGSWEKRLEEIRSGASVNEFQEEIKAYTREITQELLRSGKAVVLQPA; this is encoded by the coding sequence ATGAAAGTAATTATTGCTGAGAAACCATCCGTAGGTCGGGAAATTGCCCGCGTATTTGGCGCCAACACCAAGCGCGAAGGCTATATTGAAGGCAAAGGTTACACGTTTACCTGGGCTTTTGGTCACTTGTTGCAACTTGCGGCACCACAAGAATATGGCTACTACGGCTGGAGCGTGCAGAATCTGCCCATGTTGCCACCCAAGTTCAAGCTCTCCATCCGCAAGGTGCGTACAAAGGAGGGCTTGGTAGACGACCCCGGCGTTAAAAAACAACTGGACATTATTAAGGCGCTGTTTGACGAGGCAACAGAAATCATAGTTGCTACGGATGCCGGGCGCGAGGGTGAACTCATCTTCCGTTATATCTATTATTATTTAAAATGCAAAAAGCCTTTCAAACGGCTTTGGATCTCCTCACAAACAGATGCTGCTATTAAAGATGGCTTTCGTAACCTGAAGCCGGGCAGCGACTATGATACGTTGTTTAACTCTGCACATTGTCGCTCCCAGTCAGACTGGTTGGTTGGCATGAATGCCACCCAGGCGCTTAGTCTGGCTTCGGGCAATAAAGGTGTATTATCGCTGGGCCGGGTGCAAACGCCCACCTTGGCTATGATCTGTGCGCGCTACCTGGAAAACCGCGATTTTAAACCCGAAACCTATTTTCAGGTAGCTATTTTCCCTGACAAAGACGGGCAATCATTCAAGGCCATTGCCGATAAAAACTTCAAAACCCGCGAGGAGGCTCAGGCTGTTTTTGATGGCGTTGGCCCTACAGGAAACATTGCCAGCGTGGAAGCCAAACCACGAAAAGAGCCACCACCGCTATTGCATGATTTGAGCAGTATCCAGCAGGAGGCCAATAAAAAGAAAGGTTTTACGGCCGATCAAACCCTGGGTATTTTGCAAAACCTCTATGAGGGCAAGCTGGTTACCTATCCGCGTACAGGCAGTCGTTATATTGGCGATGATGTTTTTGCACAGGTTCCTGGCCTCATTGCCGGTTTAACTGAGCATTCAGATTTTGGTAAGCAAGCCACGGTATTGGCCGATGCCAAGCTGAGTAAACGCAGCGTAAATGCGAAGAAAGTGACCGATCACCATGCTATTTTGCCTACGGGCGAGAAGCCATGGCAACTGTCGCCAGACCAGCAGGCTATTTATGATTTAGTGGCAGGCAGGATGCTGGAGGCCTTTCACGGCGATTGTATTAAAGAGATCACCAAGATCACCATCACCTCGGGCCATAAATTTATTGCCAGCGGCACCGTTATTCGTACAGCGGGCTGGCGTGCGGTGTTTAATGATCCTGAAGATGATAAAAAGGATGAAGACAACGCTGCTCTGCCAAAAGTAACTCAGGGCGAAGATTTGCCGATAAAAGAAAAAACCATCCTTGAAAAGCAAACAAAGCCAAAAGCGCTTTATAACGAAGCTACCTTACTTAAAGCACTGGAAACGGCAGGCAAAGAGATAGAAGACGAAGAACTGCGCGAAGCCATGAAAGCCGGTGGATTAGGTACCCCGGCCACACGTGCTGCTATTATTGAAACACTGTTGACCCGTAACTATATTCTGCGCGAAAAGAAAAATCTGGTACCCACCCCTACCGGTCTTGCCGTGTACCAGGTGGTGAAAGACCGGCGGATTGCGCAGGCTGAACTTACTGGTAGTTGGGAGAAACGATTGGAAGAGATTAGAAGCGGTGCCTCTGTAAATGAGTTTCAGGAAGAAATTAAGGCATATACAAGAGAGATAACGCAAGAGTTGTTGCGCTCTGGTAAGGCTGTAGTATTGCAGCCTGCTTGA